A part of Gallus gallus isolate bGalGal1 chromosome 26, bGalGal1.mat.broiler.GRCg7b, whole genome shotgun sequence genomic DNA contains:
- the RAB7B gene encoding ras-related protein Rab-7b isoform X1 — protein MPQQGPSMDSSKKVDLKIIIIGALGVGKTSLLHQYVHKTFYEDYRTTLGASILTKVVAVDKTPLKLQIWDTGGQERFRSMVSTFYKGSDGCMLAFDVTDMESFEALDNWRDDFLEKVIPRDHDFPMVVLGNKIDLCDRQVSKEIASAWCKEKDIPYFEVSAKNNINVAQAFETLAKQALTTYKGIYESYLTDSIKLTPEDKPTKRCC, from the exons ATGCCCCAACAG GGCCCATCCATGGACTCCAGCAAAAAGGTTGATCTGAAGATTATTATCATAGGAGCTCTGGG CGTGGGCAAAACCTCCCTCCTGCACCAATATGTGCACAAGACCTTTTATGAAGATTACCGCACCACGCTGGGCGCCAGCATCCTGACCAAGGTCGTGGCAGTGGACAAAACCCCCCTGAAGCTGCAG ATATGGGACACGGGGGGACAGGAGCGATTCCGGTCCATGGTGTCGACCTTCTACAAGGGCTCTGATGGATGCATGCTGGCCTTCGATGTGACAGACATGGAGTCCTTCGAGGCCCTGGACAACTGGAGAGATGATTTCCTGGAGAAGGTCATCCCGAGGGATCACGACTTCCCCATGGTCGTGTTGGGGAACAAAATAGACCTCTGTGACCGGCAG GTGTCCAAAGAGATTGCCTCTGCCTGGTGCAAGGAAAAAGACATCCCTTACTTCGAAGTCAGCGCCAAGAACAACATCAACGTGGCACAAGCCTTCGAGACGCTCGCCAAGCAAGCCCTGACCACG tataAAGGGATTTACGAGAGTTATTTAACCGACTCCATCAAGCTCACTCCTGAAGACAAACCCACCAAGAGATGCTGCTGA
- the CTSE gene encoding cathepsin E isoform X1, whose product MHSLLLLLLLLAVLCLTPCNGLKRVTLTRHRSLRKSLRDRGQLSQFWKAHRLDMVQYSQDCSLFGEANEPLINYLDMEYFGQISIGTPPQNFTVVFDTGSSNLWVPSIYCTSKACTKHARFQPSHSSTYQPLGIPVSIQYGTGSLTGIIGSDQVTVEGMTVYNQPFAESVSEPGKTFQDSEFDGILGLAYPSLAVDGVTPVFDNMMAQDLVEMPIFSVYMSANPDSSLGGEVLFGGFDPSRFLGTLHWVPVTQQGYWQIQLDNVQVGGTVAFCADGCQAIVDTGTSLLTGPTKDIKEMQRYIGATAMDGEYIVDCGRLSSMPIVTFTINGIPYVLSAQAYTLMEQSDGVDICLSGFQGMDVPPPAGPLWILGDVFIRQYYSVFDRGNNRVGFAPTAP is encoded by the exons ATGCAcagccttctcctcctcctcctcctcctcgccgTGCTCTGCCTCACACCATGCAACGGCTTGAAGAG GGTGACCCTGACACGGCACCGCTCCCTGCGGAAGTCGCTGCGGGACCGTGGGCAGCTCTCTCAGTTCTGGAAGGCCCACAGGCTCGACATGGTGCAGTACAGCCAGGACTGCTCGCTCTTCGGGGAGGCCAACGAGCCCCTCATCAACTACCTGGAC ATGGAGTACTTCGGGCAGATTTCCATCGGGACGCCCCCCCAGAACTTCACGGTGGTATTTGACACGGGCTCCTCCAACCTCTGGGTGCCATCCATCTACTGCACCAGCAAAGCCTGCA CCAAGCATGCCCGCTTCCAGCCATCACACTCCAGCACCTACCAGCCCTTGGGCATCCCCGTCTCCATCCAGTATGGGACCGGCAGCCTGACGGGGATCATCGGCTCCGACCAAGTCACC GTGGAAGGCATGACGGTGTACAATCAGCCCTTCGCAGAGAGCGTCAGTGAGCCGGGAAAAACCTTCCAGGATTCGGAATTTGATGGGATCCTGGGGCTGGCGTACCCCTCGCTGGCCGTGGATGGAGTCACCCCTGTCTTTGACAACATGATGGCCCAAGACCTGGTGGAAATGCCCATCTTCTCTGTCTATATGAGCGC gAACCCGGACTCCTCCCTGGGTGGAGAAGTGCTCTTTGGGGGCTTTGATCCCTCCCGCTTCCTGGGCACCCTGCACTGGGTGCCGGTCACGCAGCAGGGCTACTGGCAGATCCAGCTGGACAA CGTGCAGGTAGGGGGCACAGTGGCTTTCTGTGCCGACGGCTGCCAGGCCATCGTGGACACCGGCACGTCGCTGCTCACCGGTCCCACCAAGGACATAAAGGAGATGCAGAGATACATCGGTGCCACAGCTATGGATGGCGAG TACATCGTGGACTGCGGCCGCCTGAGCTCAATGCCCATCGTCACCTTCACCATCAACGGGATCCCCTACGTGCTCTCTGCCCAAGCCTACACCCTCATG gaGCAAAGTGACGGCGTGGACATCTGCCTCAGCGGCTTCCAGGGTATGGATGTCCCCCCTCCCGCCGGACCCCTCTGGATTTTGGGGGACGTTTTCATCCGGCAGTATTATTCCGTCTTCGACCGCGGGAATAACCGGGTGGGCTTCgcgcccactgccccatag
- the C1orf186 gene encoding regulator of hemoglobinization and erythroid cell expansion protein isoform X2 produces MREPRERCWHCTDGGDGALCVVGACCHLSCDPAALRSAPAAALHHAQQENRQALLQCAGERWSRSTAPAAAHLYSWRGRGATTELYREQRDVFRDLGGLGQQLSAPAGKGHGQGSNRNYENIKIGADYVNVDPKKKKADFWTFSGPVASASIEYTEVKP; encoded by the exons gAACCTCGGGAACGCTGCTGGCACTGCACGGATGGCGGAGATGGAGCACTGTGTGTG GTGGGTGCCTGTTGTCACCTCAGCTGTGACCCTGCTGCTCTacgctctgctcctgctgctgctttacaTCATGCTCAGCAGGAAAATAG GCAGGCATTGCTGCAGTGCGCAGGTGAGCGGTGGTcccgcagcacagccccagcagctgcccacCTCTAcagctggaggggaaggggtGCAACGACCGAACTATACAG GGAGCAGCGAGACGTCTTCAGAGACCTCGGAGGACTCggacagcagctctctgcacccGCAG GGAAGGGCCACGGGCAGGGCTCCAATAGGAACTACGAGAACATCAAGATCGGCGCCGATTACGTCAACGTGGAcccaaaaaagaagaaagctgattTCTGGACCTTCTCCGGCCCCGTGGCATCCGCGTCCATCGAATACACGGAGGTGAAGCCGTGA
- the C1orf186 gene encoding regulator of hemoglobinization and erythroid cell expansion protein isoform X1, whose translation MAEMEHCVWWVPVVTSAVTLLLYALLLLLLYIMLSRKIGRHCCSAQVSGGPAAQPQQLPTSTAGGEGVQRPNYTGSSETSSETSEDSDSSSLHPQERKTCSKENLNYTSVLFPGKGHGQGSNRNYENIKIGADYVNVDPKKKKADFWTFSGPVASASIEYTEVKP comes from the exons ATGGCGGAGATGGAGCACTGTGTGTG GTGGGTGCCTGTTGTCACCTCAGCTGTGACCCTGCTGCTCTacgctctgctcctgctgctgctttacaTCATGCTCAGCAGGAAAATAG GCAGGCATTGCTGCAGTGCGCAGGTGAGCGGTGGTcccgcagcacagccccagcagctgcccacCTCTAcagctggaggggaaggggtGCAACGACCGAACTATACAG GGAGCAGCGAGACGTCTTCAGAGACCTCGGAGGACTCggacagcagctctctgcacccGCAG GAAAGGAAAACCTGCTCAAAGGAAAACCTCAACTACACATCCGTGCTGTTCCCAGGGAAGGGCCACGGGCAGGGCTCCAATAGGAACTACGAGAACATCAAGATCGGCGCCGATTACGTCAACGTGGAcccaaaaaagaagaaagctgattTCTGGACCTTCTCCGGCCCCGTGGCATCCGCGTCCATCGAATACACGGAGGTGAAGCCGTGA
- the C1orf186 gene encoding regulator of hemoglobinization and erythroid cell expansion protein isoform X3: MAEMEHCVWWVPVVTSAVTLLLYALLLLLLYIMLSRKIGRHCCSAQVSGGPAAQPQQLPTSTAGGEGVQRPNYTGSSETSSETSEDSDSSSLHPQGRATGRAPIGTTRTSRSAPITSTWTQKRRKLISGPSPAPWHPRPSNTRR; this comes from the exons ATGGCGGAGATGGAGCACTGTGTGTG GTGGGTGCCTGTTGTCACCTCAGCTGTGACCCTGCTGCTCTacgctctgctcctgctgctgctttacaTCATGCTCAGCAGGAAAATAG GCAGGCATTGCTGCAGTGCGCAGGTGAGCGGTGGTcccgcagcacagccccagcagctgcccacCTCTAcagctggaggggaaggggtGCAACGACCGAACTATACAG GGAGCAGCGAGACGTCTTCAGAGACCTCGGAGGACTCggacagcagctctctgcacccGCAG GGAAGGGCCACGGGCAGGGCTCCAATAGGAACTACGAGAACATCAAGATCGGCGCCGATTACGTCAACGTGGAcccaaaaaagaagaaagctgattTCTGGACCTTCTCCGGCCCCGTGGCATCCGCGTCCATCGAATACACGGAGGTGA
- the AVPR1B gene encoding vasopressin V1b receptor: protein MEPGWSWNSTHSSQTTHSTELQSSQPPAGTPNRTLLQGRDEQLARAEVGVLAAILLVATTGNLAVLLAVCRRGRKLSRMHLFVLHLALSDLGVALFQVLPQMLWEVTYRFAGPDLLCRAVKYLQVLSMFASTYMLMAMTLDRYVAVCHPLRTLRQPGRQPCAMVGAAWLLSCLLSTPQIFIFSLREVRPGSGVLDCWADFGYPWGARAYITWTTLCIFLLPVGILTACYSLICREICKNLKGKTQSCTPVAGGLLAASPSAPCCSQKGSQCPSGQPSRVSSVRTISRAKIRTVKMTFVIVVAYVACWAPFFSMQMWSVWDEDAPDDESADAAFTITMLLASLSSCCNPCIYMFFSGRPLQDAARCLALWGCPPSAPRRQGSAGSLCSRRTTILSHGLSAGIPLHRGSGTDLSPPEEEAVTESGTL from the exons ATGGAGCCGGGATGGAGCTGGAACAGCACTCACAGCAGTCAGACCACGCACAGCACGGAGCTGCAAAGCTCCCAGCCCCCAGCGGGGACCCCCAACCGGACCCTGCTGCAGGGCCGGGACGAGCAGCTGGCCAGGGCAGAGGTGGGGGTGCTGGCAGCCATCCTGCTGGTGGCCACCACGGGCAACCTGgccgtgctgctggctgtgtgccGCCGCGGGAGGAAGCTGAGCCGAATGCACCTCTTTGTGCTGCACCTGGCACTCAGCGACCTGGGCGTCGCGCTCTTCCAGGTGCTGCCTCAGATGCTCTGGGAGGTGACGTACCGCTTTGCAGGGCCGGatctgctctgcagggcagtgAAGTACCTGCAGGTGCTCAGCATGTTCGCCTCCACCTACATGCTGATGGCCATGACGCTGGACCGCTACGTGGCCGTGTGCCACCCGTTGCGCACCCTGCGCCAGCCCGGCCGCCAGCCCTGCGCCATGGTTGGGGCTGCGtggctgctcagctgcctgctcagCACGCCCCAGATCTTCATCTTCTCCCTGCGGGAGGTGCGGCCGGGCTCGGGGGTGCTGGATTGTTGGGCCGACTTCGGGTACCCGTGGGGCGCCCGAGCCTACATCACCTGGACCACGCTGTGCATCTTCCTGCTGCCCGTGGGCATCCTCACCGCCTGCTACAGCCTCATCTGCCGCGAGATCTGCAAGAACCTCAAAGGCAAAACGCAGAGCTGCACCCCCGTGGCAGGAGGGCTCCTTGCAGCCTCCCCCAGCGCCCCGTGCTGCAGTCAGAAGGGCTCACAGTGCCCCTCCGGGCAGCCCTCGCGTGTCAGCAGTGTGCGCACCATCTCCCGCGCCAAGATCCGCACGGTGAAGATGACTTTTGTCATCGTGGTGGCCTACGTCGCCTGCTGGGCACCCTTCTTCAGCATGCAGATGTGGTCGGTGTGGGACGAGGATGCTCCCGATGACG AGTCCGCCGACGCAGCCTTCACCATCACCATGCTGCTGGCcagcctcagcagctgctgcaaccCCTGCATCTACATGTTCTTCAGTGGGCGCCCACTGCAGGACGCGGCACGTTGCCTGgccctatggggctgccccccaTCCGCACCACGCAGGCAGGGCTCGGCCGGCAGcctgtgcagcaggaggacCACCATCCTCAGCCACGGCCTCAGTGCTGGCATCCCCCTGCACAGGGGCAGCGGCACCGACCTCAGCCCCCCTGAGGAGGAAGCAGTGACTGAATCGGGCACACTGTag